A single genomic interval of Psychroserpens sp. NJDZ02 harbors:
- a CDS encoding TonB-dependent receptor, which translates to MFTFKLVPIYLLLIFTTSAISQNGDFYGKVNFNTKEPVVGAYISLKGNGLEKETTSNINGAFSFKNLPLGTYNILFHSLDASPKTITVALLSKEQDIKVILQASEFQELDEVFLKSKTVQQKIIEKGFAVNVIEIKEAAIQSIQVNELLDQSAGVRVRQSGGLGSHAHYNLNGMSGNSVKIFIDGVPIRNFGPSFSLNSIPPSLIKRIEVYKGVVPPHLSDDAMGGAINIVLNDITKNELKASVSAGSFGTYRADINGGYRNNKSGFTARGSAFINYADNDYEVWGDQVAVTLAAGEPDVFIHAKRFHDRYRSQGGKAEFGFTRVDWADKLIAGVLLSNMDQQIQTGATMESVYGNRFTEQNTNMYSLDYAKKNIIKNVDANAFASYSRLNRKTIDTIATQYSWLGYPTNYFNTPDVWATGAEAGDPTLQQDIDQTINTRVNLAYHVDDNNTIQLNHLLNTFTRDSDDPMLPAAENALKEDREYLKSIVTLSFENKAFDEKLRTSVFGKFYTMDRTSRLRTRSSNTSTATIFIEENNITSNDFGFGATISYSLTPKITVFGSAEKAIRLPEANEVFGNVSANLNPSINLKPEHSKNYNLGFTYENITFNKHTFGITSNLFIRDTEDLIMQFPTGSNEEFYENSNIGKIYTEGFDFTLDYNYNEKIFFSANTSYFNARDYNVTYDTNGNPITPTYERLANTPYFTMNYNLKYKAKDFIQKGSSLSSYTNLLYVHDFFRHSSVLGGSGKTVIPNQVSLDTGFAYTFPKNKVTFSFDIKNILNNQLFDNYALQKPGRGFYGKLSFTIL; encoded by the coding sequence GTGTTTACATTCAAATTAGTTCCTATTTATCTTTTATTAATTTTTACGACTTCGGCCATAAGTCAGAATGGTGATTTTTATGGAAAAGTAAATTTTAACACTAAAGAACCTGTTGTAGGTGCCTATATTTCTTTAAAAGGAAATGGTCTTGAAAAAGAAACGACTTCAAATATTAATGGCGCCTTTAGTTTTAAAAACCTTCCTTTAGGAACATACAACATCCTATTTCATTCTTTAGATGCATCCCCAAAAACCATCACTGTTGCATTACTTTCAAAAGAACAAGACATTAAAGTTATTTTGCAGGCCTCAGAATTTCAAGAACTAGATGAAGTGTTTCTGAAATCTAAAACGGTACAGCAAAAAATTATTGAAAAAGGGTTTGCTGTAAATGTTATCGAAATAAAAGAAGCAGCCATACAATCCATTCAGGTTAATGAATTACTAGATCAATCTGCTGGTGTAAGAGTCCGTCAATCTGGTGGTTTAGGATCACACGCGCATTATAACTTAAATGGCATGTCGGGTAATTCTGTTAAAATATTTATTGATGGTGTTCCTATTAGAAATTTTGGCCCTTCATTTTCTTTAAATAGTATACCGCCTTCATTAATAAAACGTATTGAGGTTTATAAAGGTGTGGTCCCTCCTCATTTATCGGATGATGCTATGGGTGGCGCCATAAACATTGTTTTAAACGACATTACCAAAAACGAATTAAAAGCCTCAGTATCAGCAGGCTCTTTTGGAACTTATAGAGCAGATATTAATGGAGGTTACAGAAACAATAAGAGTGGTTTTACCGCTAGAGGCTCTGCTTTTATAAACTATGCAGATAACGATTACGAAGTTTGGGGTGATCAAGTTGCGGTTACACTAGCTGCAGGAGAACCTGATGTTTTTATACATGCTAAACGTTTTCATGATCGTTATAGATCCCAGGGAGGAAAAGCTGAATTTGGATTTACTCGTGTAGATTGGGCAGATAAACTTATTGCTGGTGTTTTATTATCTAACATGGATCAACAAATCCAAACAGGCGCAACCATGGAAAGCGTTTATGGTAATCGATTTACAGAACAAAACACCAATATGTATAGCCTAGATTATGCTAAAAAAAATATTATAAAAAATGTAGATGCCAATGCTTTTGCTTCATATTCGCGCTTAAACAGAAAAACCATAGATACTATTGCTACACAATACAGTTGGTTAGGCTATCCTACAAACTATTTTAACACTCCTGATGTATGGGCTACAGGAGCAGAAGCGGGAGATCCCACATTACAACAGGATATTGATCAAACAATTAATACACGTGTTAATTTAGCGTATCATGTTGATGATAACAATACTATTCAGTTAAACCATCTATTAAATACATTTACCAGAGATTCTGATGATCCAATGCTGCCTGCTGCCGAAAATGCTTTAAAAGAAGACCGCGAATATTTAAAATCGATTGTAACACTTTCTTTTGAAAATAAAGCCTTTGATGAAAAACTAAGAACCTCCGTTTTTGGTAAGTTTTATACCATGGATAGAACTTCAAGGTTACGTACAAGGAGTTCTAATACGTCTACAGCAACTATTTTTATTGAAGAAAATAATATTACCTCTAACGATTTTGGATTTGGAGCCACAATCTCATATTCCTTAACTCCTAAAATCACCGTGTTTGGCTCTGCAGAAAAAGCAATCCGTTTACCAGAAGCAAACGAAGTTTTTGGTAATGTTTCTGCTAATTTAAATCCTTCTATTAATTTAAAACCAGAACACAGTAAGAATTACAATCTTGGTTTTACCTACGAAAACATAACGTTTAACAAGCATACTTTTGGAATAACCTCTAATCTATTTATTAGAGATACAGAAGACTTGATTATGCAATTCCCTACAGGAAGTAATGAAGAGTTTTATGAAAATTCCAATATTGGTAAAATTTACACAGAAGGTTTCGATTTTACTTTAGACTATAATTATAATGAGAAAATCTTTTTTAGCGCAAACACCTCTTATTTTAACGCTAGAGATTACAATGTAACGTATGACACCAATGGAAACCCAATTACGCCAACATACGAAAGACTAGCCAATACGCCATATTTTACAATGAATTACAACTTAAAATACAAGGCAAAGGACTTTATACAGAAGGGATCGAGCTTATCTAGCTATACCAATTTATTATATGTACATGATTTTTTTAGACATAGTAGCGTACTTGGTGGTTCAGGAAAAACAGTAATACCTAATCAAGTGTCTTTAGATACAGGTTTTGCATATACTTTCCCGAAGAATAAAGTGACCTTTAGTTTTGATATAAAAAACATACTAAATAATCAATTATTCGATAATTACGCGCTTCAAAAACCAGGAAGAGGCTTTTATGGCAAACTTTCCTTTACAATTTTATAA
- a CDS encoding ABC transporter ATP-binding protein: MQHLKTSDTKNKKKPKVTMAKAFKTIIWPRRQLVFLGLVLIVIRSLSGLILPWQSKVLLDEVVPNKDTNQLYTLIGIVLVAILVQAVTSFALTRILSVQAQYLISELRAQVQKKVLSLPISFFDNTKSGALVSRIMSDVEGVRNLIGTGLVQLVGGTFTAIVSLVILIKLNAWMTLFVFVPLSIFAIIALKAFKYIRPIFRARGKINAEVKGRLTETLAGVRVIKAFNAEEQENEIFEKGVDKLFQNVKKSLTATAIMTSSSTFLIGVATTGIMGIGGYYMILGEMTTGQFLFFTLVLGFMIAPIVQMSNIGSQLTEALAGLDRTEELMNMAAEEDDDNRTIELENFKGEIEFNNVSFEYEEGKPVLHNIDFKAASGSVIALVGSSGSGKSTIAGLSATFLNPKEGQITIDGEDLSKVKLNSFRRHLGVVLQDEFLFEGTIRENIMFPRPNASEAQLDAAVKAAYVNEFTDRFDKGLETLIGERGVKLSGGQRQRIAIARAILADPKIIILDEATSNLDTESEALIQKSLAQLTKNRTTIVIAHRLSTIRKADQILVIEAGKIAERGNHDELIASEGRYFDLYTYQAKI, translated from the coding sequence ATGCAACATTTAAAAACTTCAGATACAAAAAACAAGAAGAAGCCAAAAGTAACTATGGCTAAGGCATTTAAAACTATTATTTGGCCAAGGCGTCAGCTGGTTTTTTTAGGCTTAGTTTTAATTGTAATACGAAGTTTGTCGGGTTTAATTTTACCTTGGCAAAGTAAAGTGTTGTTAGATGAGGTTGTTCCTAATAAAGATACCAATCAATTATATACCTTAATTGGTATTGTTTTAGTTGCTATTTTGGTGCAAGCTGTCACTTCTTTTGCGTTAACAAGGATTTTAAGTGTCCAAGCTCAGTATTTAATTAGCGAATTGCGTGCTCAAGTACAAAAAAAAGTCTTGTCATTACCTATTAGTTTTTTCGATAACACAAAATCGGGTGCTTTAGTGTCTAGAATAATGAGTGATGTAGAAGGTGTAAGAAATCTTATTGGAACAGGGTTAGTACAATTAGTTGGCGGTACATTTACAGCCATCGTATCTTTAGTAATATTAATAAAACTAAATGCTTGGATGACACTTTTTGTGTTTGTTCCATTATCTATTTTTGCAATTATAGCGTTGAAAGCCTTTAAATATATTCGTCCCATATTTAGAGCCAGAGGAAAAATTAATGCAGAGGTAAAAGGTAGACTTACCGAAACTTTAGCTGGCGTGCGTGTTATTAAAGCATTTAATGCTGAAGAGCAAGAGAATGAAATTTTTGAAAAAGGAGTTGATAAATTATTTCAGAATGTAAAAAAGAGTTTAACAGCAACTGCAATAATGACGAGTTCTTCAACTTTTTTAATAGGAGTTGCAACGACAGGGATTATGGGGATTGGTGGTTATTATATGATTTTAGGAGAAATGACGACAGGGCAGTTTTTGTTTTTCACCTTAGTACTTGGTTTTATGATTGCGCCAATTGTACAAATGAGTAATATTGGAAGCCAGTTAACGGAAGCTTTAGCCGGTTTAGATAGGACAGAAGAGCTTATGAATATGGCTGCAGAAGAAGATGATGACAACCGTACTATCGAACTTGAGAATTTTAAAGGTGAAATAGAGTTTAATAATGTGTCATTCGAATATGAGGAAGGAAAGCCTGTATTACATAATATCGATTTTAAAGCAGCATCTGGTTCTGTAATTGCATTGGTTGGTAGTTCTGGTTCAGGAAAGTCTACTATTGCAGGCTTGTCCGCTACATTTTTAAACCCAAAAGAAGGACAAATAACAATTGATGGTGAAGATTTATCCAAAGTAAAATTAAATAGCTTTAGAAGACATTTGGGTGTTGTATTACAAGACGAATTTTTGTTTGAAGGTACCATTCGCGAAAATATTATGTTTCCAAGACCAAACGCCTCAGAAGCGCAATTAGATGCAGCGGTTAAGGCTGCGTATGTAAATGAATTTACAGATCGTTTTGATAAAGGTTTAGAGACTTTAATTGGAGAAAGAGGAGTGAAGTTGTCAGGAGGACAAAGACAACGTATCGCAATTGCTAGAGCAATTTTAGCAGATCCTAAAATTATTATTTTAGATGAAGCCACTTCAAACTTGGATACAGAAAGTGAAGCTTTAATACAAAAAAGTTTGGCTCAGTTGACTAAAAACAGAACCACTATAGTTATTGCGCACAGATTAAGTACGATTAGAAAAGCAGATCAGATTTTAGTTATTGAAGCGGGTAAAATTGCAGAACGAGGAAATCATGATGAATTAATTGCTTCGGAAGGAAGGTACTTTGATCTATATACGTATCAAGCAAAAATATAG
- a CDS encoding acyl-CoA carboxylase subunit beta: MESKIKTLNEKLELSKLGGGQARIDKQHEKKKLTAHERVTYLMDEGSFEEIGALVTHRTVDFGMQNQKFYGDGVITGYGTINGRLVYVFAQDFTVFGGALSETHAEKICKIMDLALKVGAPLIGLNDSGGARIQEGVRSLGGYADIFHRNVKSSGVIPQLSAIMGPCAGGAVYSPAMTDFTMMVEDTSYMFVTGPNVVKTVTNEEVTSEELGGASTHSTKSGVAHVTSSNDVECLEDLKRLLSYLPQSNLEKPKDLPYTLGEEIREELASIIPTNANKPYDMHTVIKGLIDDDSFFEIHKDFAENIIVGFARIGGKSIGIVANQPLFLAGVLDVNSSRKAARFTRFCDAFNIPLLVLVDVPGFLPGTDQEWNGIIVHGAKLLYALSEATVPKVTVITRKAYGGAYDVMNSKHIGADLNYAWPSAEIAVMGAKGASEIIFRKEIKAADNPEDKLLEKEAEYAELFANPYKAAERGFIDEVILPENTRRKLMKAFKMLEHKEEVLPNRKHGNIPL, translated from the coding sequence ATGGAATCCAAAATAAAAACGCTAAACGAAAAACTTGAGCTATCCAAACTGGGTGGTGGTCAAGCTAGAATAGATAAACAACACGAAAAGAAAAAATTAACGGCTCATGAGCGTGTCACGTATTTAATGGACGAAGGGTCTTTTGAAGAAATCGGCGCTTTAGTAACCCATAGAACGGTAGATTTTGGCATGCAAAATCAAAAATTTTACGGAGATGGTGTCATTACAGGTTACGGAACAATAAACGGTAGATTAGTCTATGTTTTTGCACAAGACTTTACTGTGTTTGGTGGTGCGTTATCTGAAACACATGCCGAAAAAATCTGTAAAATAATGGATTTAGCACTTAAAGTTGGAGCTCCATTAATTGGACTTAATGATTCTGGAGGAGCACGTATACAGGAAGGTGTACGCTCTTTAGGTGGTTATGCAGATATTTTTCATAGAAATGTAAAATCATCTGGTGTTATTCCGCAATTATCAGCAATTATGGGACCATGTGCTGGAGGTGCTGTATACAGTCCTGCAATGACCGATTTTACAATGATGGTGGAAGACACGAGCTATATGTTTGTAACAGGTCCCAATGTTGTTAAGACAGTCACTAATGAGGAAGTCACTAGTGAAGAACTTGGAGGTGCAAGTACACACTCGACAAAGTCTGGCGTGGCACACGTCACTTCTTCTAATGATGTCGAATGTTTAGAAGACCTAAAACGTCTATTAAGTTATTTACCACAAAGTAATTTAGAAAAACCTAAAGATTTACCATATACATTAGGTGAAGAGATTAGAGAAGAGCTTGCTTCAATTATACCTACTAATGCCAATAAACCATATGATATGCATACGGTTATTAAAGGTTTGATTGATGATGACAGCTTTTTTGAAATTCATAAAGATTTTGCAGAAAACATTATTGTAGGATTTGCCAGAATTGGAGGAAAAAGTATTGGTATTGTTGCCAATCAACCCTTATTTCTAGCTGGTGTACTAGATGTTAATAGTTCTCGTAAAGCGGCACGATTTACACGTTTTTGTGATGCGTTTAATATTCCTTTATTAGTCTTAGTAGACGTTCCAGGATTTTTACCAGGAACGGATCAAGAATGGAACGGAATTATTGTACACGGTGCTAAACTATTGTATGCTTTAAGTGAAGCTACTGTACCAAAAGTGACAGTAATTACAAGAAAAGCTTACGGTGGTGCGTATGATGTCATGAACTCTAAACATATCGGAGCCGATTTAAATTACGCTTGGCCAAGTGCTGAGATTGCCGTAATGGGAGCCAAAGGTGCCAGTGAAATTATTTTTAGAAAAGAAATAAAAGCAGCGGACAACCCAGAAGACAAACTATTGGAAAAAGAAGCCGAATATGCTGAGTTGTTTGCTAATCCTTATAAAGCTGCAGAACGCGGTTTTATAGATGAAGTTATTCTTCCTGAAAACACAAGACGTAAATTAATGAAAGCGTTTAAAATGTTAGAACATAAAGAAGAAGTATTACCAAATAGAAAACATGGCAATATTCCATTATAA
- the accC gene encoding acetyl-CoA carboxylase biotin carboxylase subunit, translated as MKKILVANRGEIAIRVMSTAQKMGIKTVAVYSTADRNAPHVKFADEAVLIGEAPSNQSYLLGDKIIEVAKNLNVDAIHPGYGFLSENADFAELCEKNNITFIGPKSHAIRVMGSKLAAKDAVKAYDIPMVPGTDQAITDIPEAKKIAKTIGFPILIKASAGGGGKGMRVVEKEDEFESQMNRAISEAVNAFGDGSVFIEKYVSSPRHIEIQVMADTHGNVIHLFERECSIQRRHQKVVEEAPSVVLTPELREEMGQAAIKVAKACDYVGAGTVEFLLDENKNFYFLEMNTRLQVEHPVSEIIAGVDLVELQIKVARGEVLDIQQSDLKINGHALELRIYAEDPLNDFLPSVGHLDIYKLPEGKGIRVDNGFEQGMDIPIYYDPMLAKLITYGKTREEAMELMREAIANYDVKGIETTLPFGTFVFNHEAFKSGDFDTHFVKKYYSPEALKQDAEHEAKLAALFAVKQYLEDQKQLRLPTN; from the coding sequence ATGAAAAAAATATTAGTCGCCAATCGTGGTGAAATCGCAATAAGAGTCATGAGTACTGCTCAGAAAATGGGAATTAAAACCGTAGCAGTCTACTCTACTGCAGATCGAAATGCTCCTCACGTAAAATTTGCTGATGAAGCTGTTTTAATTGGAGAAGCGCCTTCTAACCAATCGTATTTATTGGGTGATAAAATTATTGAAGTTGCCAAAAACCTAAATGTTGATGCAATACATCCAGGTTATGGTTTTTTAAGTGAAAACGCAGATTTCGCAGAACTTTGCGAGAAAAACAATATCACTTTTATAGGACCAAAATCACATGCCATTAGAGTCATGGGTAGCAAATTAGCTGCTAAAGATGCCGTTAAAGCCTATGATATTCCAATGGTACCAGGAACTGACCAAGCTATTACCGATATTCCTGAAGCTAAAAAAATAGCCAAAACTATTGGTTTTCCGATTTTGATTAAAGCCTCAGCTGGTGGTGGTGGAAAAGGAATGCGTGTGGTTGAGAAAGAAGACGAGTTTGAATCTCAAATGAATCGTGCGATTAGCGAAGCTGTTAATGCTTTTGGAGATGGTTCTGTTTTTATTGAAAAATATGTGAGTTCTCCAAGACATATCGAAATCCAAGTGATGGCAGATACACATGGTAATGTTATTCATTTGTTTGAACGCGAATGTAGCATACAACGTCGTCATCAAAAAGTAGTTGAAGAAGCACCAAGTGTTGTTTTAACACCAGAATTAAGAGAAGAAATGGGACAAGCTGCTATAAAAGTAGCTAAAGCTTGTGATTATGTTGGTGCTGGAACGGTCGAGTTTTTATTAGATGAAAATAAAAATTTCTATTTCCTTGAAATGAATACACGATTACAAGTAGAACATCCTGTGTCAGAAATCATTGCAGGTGTTGACTTAGTCGAATTACAAATAAAAGTCGCTCGTGGCGAAGTCCTAGACATACAACAATCCGATTTAAAAATTAACGGTCATGCTTTAGAGTTACGAATCTATGCTGAAGATCCTTTAAACGATTTTCTTCCAAGTGTTGGCCATTTAGACATTTACAAACTACCAGAGGGCAAAGGTATTAGAGTGGATAATGGTTTTGAACAAGGCATGGATATTCCAATCTATTACGACCCGATGCTGGCTAAACTAATTACGTATGGTAAAACGCGTGAAGAAGCAATGGAGCTTATGCGAGAAGCTATTGCTAACTATGACGTTAAAGGTATAGAAACTACCCTACCTTTTGGAACGTTTGTGTTTAATCATGAGGCTTTTAAATCAGGTGATTTTGACACCCATTTTGTAAAAAAGTACTATTCGCCAGAAGCTTTAAAACAAGACGCAGAACACGAAGCTAAGTTAGCTGCACTATTCGCTGTAAAGCAATACTTAGAAGATCAAAAACAACTAAGACTGCCAACTAATTAG
- a CDS encoding acetyl-CoA carboxylase biotin carboxyl carrier protein subunit, which translates to MSQKFNVKTNDLYQFEIDSDTVKSLDAVETKKDSFHLLENNKPFRVEVLASDFDNKSYQIKVNNNLYTVQIENQLDALIKALGFEVGASKIIDNIKAPMPGLILDIMVNPGDEVTVNTPLLILEAMKMENSIVSPRDGIIKSVTGTKGNTVDKGELLIEFE; encoded by the coding sequence ATGAGCCAAAAATTTAATGTAAAAACAAACGATCTTTATCAATTTGAAATAGATTCAGATACAGTAAAAAGTCTTGATGCAGTCGAAACTAAAAAGGACTCATTTCATCTTTTAGAAAATAATAAACCCTTTAGAGTTGAAGTCCTAGCAAGTGATTTTGATAATAAGTCCTATCAAATAAAAGTCAATAACAATCTGTATACGGTTCAAATAGAAAACCAGCTAGATGCTTTAATTAAGGCTTTAGGTTTTGAAGTTGGGGCCTCTAAAATAATAGACAACATAAAAGCACCGATGCCAGGATTAATACTAGATATTATGGTAAACCCTGGAGATGAAGTCACTGTAAACACACCTTTATTAATACTTGAAGCCATGAAAATGGAAAATAGTATTGTATCCCCTAGAGACGGTATTATAAAATCTGTAACGGGTACAAAAGGAAACACAGTAGATAAAGGTGAATTGTTAATTGAATTCGAATAA
- a CDS encoding T9SS type A sorting domain-containing protein: protein MKVELLLVLCVIFQFSNAQDLAVGYIANDLMEHPMQPLAKPGYLQTVTDPSFPATNIRRITQAAAGSFIAPMYNTIQSWNADESLMLVYGGGVHQLLNGQDYSFIRTVSDINPDDLEAVFWSFIDPNILFYMDNNTDDLISYNVQTQIKTIVVNIRTISSCEESEGLSGGNDIQMMSWDDDVFAFRCGNSSAFYYRISTNTLTQFNMTNINYTAPMPFPSGHLFYHNKKIYDANGDFVRDLNVGSTEHSCLGQLSNGDDAYFSIGFEQGPNGGCQGTLVAHNATTGHCFSVTPVGDYGYPKSGTHMSALAHKNTDGGWVAVSSLGYQLDGVQILDQELFIAKVNEFDADVYRVAHHRSDEDDIDYWGEPHVTISPTGTRLLFGSDWSGAEDGVSVDSYVAELNKNTLSNTQFVNANQVITIYPNPAKDILQLQSTLNQLLEFTIRDVSGKTIVKNSFDRQKQIDISGLANGLYFVTFYNAGTIETLKFIKK, encoded by the coding sequence ATGAAAGTAGAACTACTCCTTGTATTATGTGTTATTTTTCAATTTAGTAACGCTCAAGATTTAGCAGTAGGCTATATTGCTAACGACTTAATGGAACATCCAATGCAGCCATTAGCAAAGCCAGGGTATCTGCAAACCGTTACAGATCCGTCATTTCCAGCGACAAATATTAGACGTATTACGCAAGCAGCTGCAGGTAGTTTTATTGCGCCGATGTATAATACAATTCAATCATGGAATGCAGACGAAAGTTTGATGCTTGTCTATGGTGGTGGTGTACATCAGCTATTAAATGGTCAAGATTATTCGTTTATTAGAACGGTGTCAGATATTAATCCTGACGATTTAGAAGCTGTTTTTTGGTCATTTATCGATCCTAATATTTTGTTTTATATGGATAATAATACTGATGATCTGATTAGTTATAATGTGCAAACACAAATCAAAACCATTGTTGTTAATATTAGAACGATTAGTAGTTGCGAGGAGTCTGAAGGATTATCTGGTGGTAATGATATACAAATGATGTCATGGGATGATGATGTGTTTGCTTTTAGATGTGGAAATAGTTCGGCTTTTTATTATAGAATTTCTACAAATACGCTAACTCAATTTAATATGACTAACATTAATTATACAGCGCCAATGCCTTTTCCTAGTGGTCATTTGTTTTATCACAACAAAAAAATATATGATGCCAATGGTGATTTTGTTAGAGATTTAAATGTTGGAAGTACGGAACATTCTTGTTTAGGACAACTAAGTAATGGTGACGACGCGTATTTTTCTATTGGTTTTGAGCAAGGACCAAATGGGGGGTGTCAAGGAACATTAGTGGCGCACAATGCTACAACGGGGCATTGTTTTTCTGTAACACCTGTTGGTGATTATGGTTATCCAAAATCAGGGACACATATGTCAGCATTAGCGCATAAAAACACAGATGGCGGTTGGGTTGCAGTCTCTAGTTTAGGCTATCAACTAGATGGTGTACAAATTTTGGATCAAGAACTCTTTATTGCAAAAGTAAATGAGTTTGATGCAGATGTGTACCGTGTGGCACATCATAGAAGTGATGAGGATGATATCGACTATTGGGGAGAACCACATGTAACCATTAGTCCAACCGGAACAAGATTATTATTCGGTAGCGATTGGAGTGGGGCAGAAGATGGGGTTTCTGTAGATAGTTATGTGGCCGAATTGAATAAAAACACGCTGTCCAATACTCAGTTTGTTAATGCTAATCAGGTTATTACCATATATCCAAATCCTGCAAAAGATATATTACAATTGCAGTCAACTTTAAACCAATTATTAGAGTTTACTATTAGAGATGTCTCAGGGAAAACGATTGTAAAGAATAGTTTTGATAGACAAAAGCAAATTGATATCAGTGGTTTAGCTAATGGATTATATTTTGTGACGTTTTATAATGCGGGTACTATTGAAACTTTAAAATTTATTAAGAAATAG